A window of the Loxodonta africana isolate mLoxAfr1 chromosome 3, mLoxAfr1.hap2, whole genome shotgun sequence genome harbors these coding sequences:
- the LOC100676234 gene encoding zinc finger protein 699-like isoform X3: protein MKNDSWCSMLGEICEFHGIKDQHNNQGNPVRSHTVEILHESKEDKIKKSKEGNQCGKPFSQIANLTRLKKTLARVYSSECHGCKKTFVDHSSFNHHISYHTGCNTYQCKECGVACSSSSYLGTHVKTLTVEKLYKCKECGIVYSCSSSLVTHARTHSREKPFKCEEFRKDSVLIKHKKTQSGKAFSSSLISKRLRTHSQERPYECKECGKVFSCSSSLRKHKRTHSGERPYKCKECGKAFTRSSSLNTHTRTHSGERPYKCKECGKAFFYSSSFTTHMRIHSGEKPYECKQCGKSFCDISPLNRHIKTHSGERPYECKECGKAFNRSSHLTFHIRTHRGERPYKCKECRKAFSWPSALTTHIRTHSGERPYECKECGKAFSQSSSLTKHVRTHSGERPYECKECGKVFISSSSLTKHKRTHNGVRPYECKECRKAFSWPSALTRHIRTHSGERPYECKE from the coding sequence AAGTCATACGGTAGAAATCCTCCATGAAAGTAAAGAAGATAAGATAAAGAAAAGTAAAGAAGGTAATCAGTGTGGAAAACCTTTCAGCCAGATTGCAAATCTTACCAGGCTCAAAAAAACTCTTGCTAGAGTATATTCTTCTGAATGTCATGGGTGTAAAAAAACCTTTGTGGATCATTCATCATTTAATCATCACATCAGTTATCACACTGGGTGCAATACCTAtcagtgtaaggaatgtggagtAGCCTGCAGTAGTTCCTCTTACCTAGGCACTCATGTGAAAACTCTTACTGTAGAGAAGCTttataaatgtaaggaatgtgggataGTCTATAGTTGTTCCTCATCCCTCGTTACACATGCAAGAACTCACAGTAGAGAGAAGCCATTTAAATGTGAAGAATTTAGAAAAGACTCAGTCCTCATTAAACATAAAAAAACTCAAAGTGGAAAAGCCTTTAGTTCTTCACTTATTAGTAAACGTTTAAGAACTCACAGTcaagagaggccttatgaatgtaaggaatgtgggaaggtCTTTAGTTGTTCCTCATCCCTCCGGAAACATAAAaggactcacagtggagagaggccttataaatgtaaggaatgtgggaaagcatttACTAGGTCTTCAAGCCTTAATACACAtacaagaactcacagtggagagaggccttataaatgtaaggaatgtgggaaagcatttTTTTATTCCTCATCCTTCACTACACATatgagaattcacagtggagagaagccttatgaatgtaagcaatgtgggaagtCATTTTGTGATATCTCACCCCTCAATAGACATATAAAAACTcatagtggagagaggccttacgagtgtaaggaatgtgggaaagcctttaacCGGTCCTCACATCTCACTttccatataagaactcacagaggAGAGAGGCCTTATAAATGTAAAGAATGTAGGAAAGCCTTTAGTTGGCCCTCagccctcactacacatataagaactcacagtggagagaggccttatgaatgtaaggaatgtgggaaagcctttagccaGTCATCATCCCTCACTAAACatgtaagaactcacagtggggagagaccttatgaatgtaaggaatgtgggaaagtctttatttcttcttcatccctcactaaacataaaagaactcacaatggagtcaggccttatgaatgtaaagaatgtagGAAAGCCTTTAGTTGGCCCTCAGCTCTCACTAGGCATATACGAacccacagtggagagaggccttatgaatgtaaggaatga